The Vespa velutina chromosome 4, iVesVel2.1, whole genome shotgun sequence genome has a window encoding:
- the LOC124948514 gene encoding protein yellow-like, translating into MVKETCLSNKFEDKKEAKGENKVLVFWDVDSRDFVKSNEFRTGIPATLNYISLDANRGGSPKLIPYPNWAQNKAGACGSGLTTVYRIHADVCDRLWVLDTGTIGYENTTVQACPYTLNIFDLNTDKILRQYRLRPDDINQNTFIANIAVDLGKGGCNDAFAYMSDELGYGLIVYSWEQNKSWRITHSYFMPDPLAGDYNIAGLNFQWGEEGIFGMSLSPIAFDGYRTLFFHPLSSYREFAISTRILRNEELAKNSYHEFQALEERGPNSHCTASIMDENGLLFFNLIDQNAVGCWNSQLPYISANHALVAKHDEALIFPADIKVNRGMLWIISDKMPVFLLSTLNYTDINFRILTIPVQEAISGTVCENTPWRYASNHIWWDR; encoded by the exons atggtgaAAGAAACATGTTTGAGTAATAAATTCGAGGATAAAAAGGAAGCTAAAGGTGAGAATAAGGTGCTGGTATTTTGGGATGTAGATTCGCG CGATTTTGTAAAGTCGAATGAGTTCCGTACAG GTATACCAGCGACACTGAATTACATTTCGTTGGATGCAAATCGTGGAGGTTCACCTAAACTCATTCCATATCCAAATTGGGCTCAGAATAAGGCTGGTGCTTGCGGATCTGGATTAACTACTGTATATAG AATACACGCTGACGTATGCGATAGATTGTGGGTTTTGGATACTGGTACTATTGGATATGAAAATACAACTGTGCAAGCATGTccttatacattaaatattttcgatttgaaCACAGATAAGATTCTGAGACAGTACAGGCTCCGTCCAGACGATATCAATCAA AATACTTTCATCGCGAACATAGCCGTAGATCTTGGAAAGGGTGGCTGTAATGATGCCTTTGCCTACATGTCAGATGAACTCGGTTATGGACTGATAGTTTATTCTTGGGAACAAAACAAATCTTGGCGAATAACTCATAGCTATTTCATGCCTGATCCACTTGCTGGTGACTACAATATTGCTGGTCTTAACTTCCAATGGGGTGAAGAGGGTATTTTTGGTATGAGTCTTTCCCCAATAGCCTTCGATGGCTACAGAACGCTTTTCTTTCATCCATTGAGTAGTTATCGAGAGTTTGCCATCTCTACAAGAATCTTGAGGAACGAGGAACTTGCAAAGAACAGCTATCATGAGTTCCAG GCACTCGAAGAGAGAGGACCTAACTCACACTGTACTGCATCGATTATGGACGAGAATGGATTGCTATTCTTCAATTTGATCGATCAAAATGCAGTGGGATGTTGGAACTCTCAGTTGCCTTATATTTCCGCTAATCACGCATTAGTCGCAAAACACGACGAGGCTTTAATATTCCCAGCGGACATCAAG GTGAATAGAGGCATGCTTTGGATAATATCGGATAAGATGCCCGTTTTCCTACTTTCAACCTTAAATTATACTGATATAAACTTCAGAATATTAACTATACCAGTTCAGGAAGCTATCTCTGGCACAGTTTGCGAAAACACACCTTGGCGATACGCCAGTAATCACATTTGGTGGGACCGATGA